GACACAGAGATGGAAACGGAAGAAGTTCCAACAGAAGCTTCAGgaaagaaaagcaagaaaaagaaatcaaaagctGCAGCTGCAGAGAATGGTGAGGCTATGGACGAGGATAAAGAAGCTTTGGAAGATTCTAAatcagaaaagaagaagaaaaaggagaaacGAAAGATGGAGCAACAGGATAAAGATGTGAAGAACTCAGATGAGCAGGACGGAACAgctaagaagaagaaaaagaagagcaaGGCTGAAGATGGAGAGGACCTGCAGTCTGCCagtgaaattaaaaagaagaagaaaaagaagtcaAAAAATGAAGATGATGAGTGAATCAGGGATAAAAGTCCAGTGAGATATCTTTGTTAAATTGTAGAAATGGGTCACTTTCCTGTCTGAATTATGGATTGATATTAGGCATTTAAAAACTTTCCAGATGCAGCACTCTATTTTGATCCAATTTTGTGTTTGACATCAGTATcttctgttttttgtttttaagatttTAGTATGGCACTATGACTATGGTAGGAAGTAGGAACCTATTTATATCGAGTAATCAATTCAAATTGAAGTAATTCATGGGTTCCTTTAACATTGTTATCATATTACAAGTAATTTCATGTATGAAATGCTCCATGTATATGAATATCTTTGCGTTGTGTTTCTTCAATTACTCTTAATCTTGATTATACTAGTTGAATCGGAATACATTTGAATTGTGATGGGAGCTTACAATCGATTTTATTGTCAAAGATAGAGTTGagagtttattttatttcttgtatGGAACTAATGGACTCCTTGTCAAAGAAAGGTGGCTATAGTGGGTGGTTGTTGTAGACCATCATTAGTGAGTTGAAATGAATAGAAGTCAGAAatcaacttatcaaaaaagaagaagtcagAAATCAATGCCTTGGGTGGCTATAATATTGAACAAAATAAATCTTCTACGCTTCTACCacaaaaaaagccaaaataagTGAATAACTTTGAAGGGGAATACTTCTGTATAAGCTCTAATTTCCTATCAAACTTCGTTTTTGCCACTTTCATGAAACTTCAAACATTCGGACTAATATCTCAAAAAACCTTTCAATAAAgcgtttttctttatttttcttctccatttGACTCATGACTCATCACCTAAATAACACACCCAAaatcttttaagcaaatcaGCTAATCAACTTTGTGCTcgaatcaataaaattttcatttctttcctctttttctctctctgtttttcttctaAATATTTCTAGTCCAATCGCACCAAACTATTGAGAACCTCTTTAAGTCAATCAAGATATAAAGATaatttaaccccaaaaaaaaaagatataaagaTAAAGCACATGGTGGTAACTAGAAGAACAATTTTCAGCATTTAAACagcattacacgtattttcatacactttttccCCCAcacttatttctaaaaaaatacaacattattagaacaatattaccaaacaccccctataGGTTTGGGTTGCCATTAAATAGTCAAGTGACAAAAGCATAATTGAAAGTGATTTGGTTGAGGTTAATATTTGAGTTTGAAATTAAAGAGTATTCACATCAACTCGTGTAATTTTGTGTCTATTTTAAgataaaaatctatttttcaattttacataCTCATTATTCAAAACACTTCATATTTAGAtgatctattttacactacatcttattaaaatatcaaattttcttaattgtttttctttttttatatattacatataACAACTAatatttgctcttttttttttaacctcgggatacataaaaaaaaaaagaattaaaaattaaatgcaaaatgaataatgttaaataaatttacaatttagatgatttctttaacaaatttgtaaatttacacaattatatacTCACTAATTTAGGTCTTTTTTAGGCAAAAAAGagtaaattttacacatttttgcaTTATACACCCATTAATATAAGTACTTTTTAAGTATTGGGTTGCATTAGTTCTTCATGACTAACTTActattatttatcatttttattaatttaaactaaaagcTATAAAAGTGGTATTAGTAGTATACACAAAGTGATATTATTCTAACAAATCATAAAACCTAAAAGGTtgtgaatttattattattattattttaaaattgggtTCAAAAGATAGCATTtgtatttatccaaaaaataaaataaaaaaatgtagggGACACACATAGCATTTCAAAGCAAATCAAAGGGCAAAACAGtaattccaaaattaaaaaaaaacacacacacacaacctgGTGAGACATCTGCCTGAGTTAGAAGTATTGGAAGGTCCGAAACCAAGCAAACAACGTtactctctctctaaaacctCAGGTCCTAGtcctagagagagaaaaaccctaaccctaaatgGCGACCGGTGCTGCTTCAGCGAACTTGGAAGATGTTCCCTCCCTTGATCTTATGTCCGAGCTTCTCCGCCGCATGAAGTGCTCCTCCAAACCCGACAAGCGCCTCATTCTTATTGGTACTGTtcatgtatatgtatatttctctgttgaattttggtttttaatgttGAAATCCTTTCAGATCCGATAATACAATGTGTTTGTGGTGATAAAGTTTGATgctttttaaggtttttttacTGTGATTCATGGGTTTATTGTTTGgaggtttatgtttttttgggttttttttttggttcctgAGAAAATGTAGGATatcaagttttaatttttactaaatttagctgaaaataaaaaagacccaaaaaacaagtaaattttaaaaaaaatatattttattgttttggatcTGAAATATATGCTATATGGTTTGTTTAGAATACAATTATGAATTTGCATTGTTTTACTACAAAACTGTTAGTCTGTTACAAACTTGATGTGTCAAGTTTTGACTTTTAACtcccaaacaaaaaagtaattagtAAATTTATTTGTTACGTTGTTtatgtgtcaccaatcacatTCATTCTCATgttaatttgtaagttttttgtaGTACCTTTAGCACTTTcctttgcattttatttcatggtCATTTTGTTGCTATTGGGAAACCACTGTAATTTGGATTTCCTTATTCTATaggattttactattttacttcttagaatcttaaaaagaaaaagaagaaaaaaagaaaaaaagaaaagaaaagaaaaaagagagaacttTTAGTATAATGCACTTTGCAAACATTGAGTATAAATGGTGGGGTGGAGGGGAAACTTTAGGTAGCTGACAATATTTTATGACATGATTGGCAATATTGTTCAGGATGTAGGCGTCTGTCTGTGGTATTTTTCCCTTGttgctttcattaataataaatgCATTGCTGAGATTTTTAAGCAAAATTAAACTTCAATCATGTTCCTTTCTTATCTTCGGTTTTTCACTGAATTGGATGTTTAACTTATGATATTTGATATTATTGGTGAATACATCGTCAACCATCTGTTTAGATCTGGatacatttttgaaaaaagaatatTGAATACAAGGGATTGTGAggtgtgaaaaaaaaatcttagatcAAGTAGGAAATAGATGCTAGAAAGAAACTTTATACTGTAAGTGGCAATTCCCAGTTTCCACTGTTTGGTTTAATTGGTTAAGTATGTATCGTGTTCCCCCAGGTACTTGGCAGATATTCGAACTTTGTTTTTAGTCTCTTTGCATGGGTTGAAGTGACAGAAACTGAGGTAGGAGGtagcaaaagagaaaaaaactgAGTTTGAGGCTTTTCTAGCTTTGGCTCTTAGAACTGTCAATATGTcataatgcatttttttttgtaaacacTTTGAACATTAGTTTGGACTTTATAATTGTTGTCTAATTTCTGACGACTTGCCATGTTGAAGATTAATTTGGCACAGGTTTCATATTTAATCATGCAAAATTGTGTGATGCAGGCCCACCTGGATCAGGAAAGGGTACCCAGTCACCAATAATTAAGGATGAATACTGCTTGTGCCACTTGGCTACTGGTGATATGTTAAGAGCCGCTGTTGCTGCTAAAACCCCTCTTGGTGTTAAGGCTAAAGAGGCTATGGATAAGGTAGATCTCTGtttatatgtatttatatatttttttcttgaagatttgttcTGTCTCCATCTTAGTTCAAGGATTTATGCAGCCGAAGCAAATTAGTTGGGTTAAGTctaattgatttgatttgagtAGCTTCTTAGTTCTTGTTGTAGATTATTGCTAAGAAGGGGTTCTATAATTATTTTGCAGGGAGAACTTGTTTCTGATGACTTAGTTGTGGGCATTATAGATGAAGCTCTTCAGAAGCCTTCATGCCAGAAAGGTTTCATTCTTGATGGATTTCCAAGGACTGTGGTCCAAGCACAGAAGGTATTACATTGTGTAGCATCCAGACGTTGTCAtattgatataatttttcatttccttGATTTTGTTCTTTGCAAATATGTTTGTGTATACTTATGCATCCAaccatacttttgttttttcttctttctacagcttgatgagatgctggAAAAGAAGGGAGCCAAAGTTGATAAGGTGCTCAACTTTGCAGTTGATGATTTGATCTTGGAGGAGAGAATTACTGGTCGCTGGATACACCCAGCCAGTGGTAGATCCTATCACACAAAATTTGCACCTCCCAAAGTTCCTGGTGTTGATGATGTAAGGCTGTTtccttttcaattcaaaattttattgatgccttTAGGATTTAGGAAACATTTCACATCAAAGGAGCTTTCATCAGAGATGTGCGCATAAAATATTAGTGGTAAAAGTTATGTTGCAGTAAATGCGTATATATATTAGTCATTGGTATGTTAATCTGGTTTAGATGGCAATGTTCATTTTACTAGGCTTACTATTGATCCTCTGTGTGAGTTCCATCACTGTATATTAATGTAATATGATCTTTTTTATTGGTGAATAACTTGCTCTTCCTATGTTTTTTGTTAAGGTTACTGGAGAGCCTTTGATTCAGCGCAAGGATGATACTGCAGCTGTTCTCAAATCAAGGCTGGAGGCCTTTCACAAGCAAACTGAACCGGTATTCTTTCTCTTTGCCTTTCCTACTGTCCTTTGAATTTGATTGCTTAAGTTCATatgaatagaaaatataaactataatttcttTGAATTAAATTTCAGTGATCTGCACTCTTTTCAGAACATATCCTTTTGAAATACTCCTAATTGAAGTTTGAcctggattttaatttttggctCCCTTTCACTGCAATTTCTCTATTAAAAATTGTCATAAGTTGTGTTTG
The Quercus lobata isolate SW786 chromosome 10, ValleyOak3.0 Primary Assembly, whole genome shotgun sequence DNA segment above includes these coding regions:
- the LOC115963322 gene encoding adenylate kinase 4 — protein: MATGAASANLEDVPSLDLMSELLRRMKCSSKPDKRLILIGPPGSGKGTQSPIIKDEYCLCHLATGDMLRAAVAAKTPLGVKAKEAMDKGELVSDDLVVGIIDEALQKPSCQKGFILDGFPRTVVQAQKLDEMLEKKGAKVDKVLNFAVDDLILEERITGRWIHPASGRSYHTKFAPPKVPGVDDVTGEPLIQRKDDTAAVLKSRLEAFHKQTEPVIDYYSKKSIVANLHAEKPPKEVTAEVQKVLS